A genome region from Deinococcus sp. KNUC1210 includes the following:
- a CDS encoding Rrf2 family transcriptional regulator yields MWISTKAQYGLRALVDIARQPDDVVPLRDVSARQGISQAYLEQIASNLRRSGFIRSVRGASGGYRLARTPEQINAYDVVVAMEGSIAPVHCVEAEHSCDRSGACSTEGLWRRVDSALREVLGASTLADLIREEEARQGPRLVQLEPVSSFTEGAPH; encoded by the coding sequence ATGTGGATCTCGACCAAAGCCCAGTACGGCCTGCGGGCGCTGGTAGATATTGCCCGTCAACCCGACGACGTGGTGCCGCTGCGTGACGTGTCGGCGCGGCAGGGGATCAGTCAGGCGTACCTGGAACAGATCGCCAGCAACCTGCGGCGCAGCGGCTTTATTCGCAGCGTGCGCGGGGCAAGTGGCGGCTACCGTCTGGCACGCACGCCCGAGCAGATCAACGCCTACGACGTGGTGGTGGCGATGGAAGGCAGCATCGCTCCGGTGCACTGCGTCGAGGCCGAACACAGCTGCGACCGCAGCGGCGCGTGCAGTACCGAAGGGCTGTGGAGGCGCGTCGACAGCGCTCTGCGCGAGGTGCTCGGCGCGTCCACCCTCGCCGACCTGATCCGCGAGGAGGAAGCGCGGCAGGGTCCGAGGCTGGTGCAGCTGGAGCCGGTGTCCAGCTTTACTGAAGGTGCGCCGCACTGA
- a CDS encoding thioredoxin domain-containing protein: MRSRPHFLMLSTLLTSSALLSLASAQVGGSVAATLTQPALSSFKVGGMVLTDASGATVTLTPKGTYVASADIRLPTADLVQAGQLLNALTGQDFAQGLSDFLKRPDVQAKLPDGLTVTAEAFDLKLQQQADKALTLNVSLHQLTGFGAVPSSRILGDVSAPIVVRMYSDLQCPYCQKAELETLPTVLKNLKTQKDVRFEFHQFPLESIHPNARPAAEAAACVEKQGKFWAFKDALFRRSDWQSMGNPSVIFQAVAVSVGVKLQPYRNCIADRSGKQSVDEGVAEATRLGVNATPSVYVNGYRVANPYDPASYQALIDFVRAK; the protein is encoded by the coding sequence ATGCGCTCTCGTCCCCATTTCCTGATGCTGTCCACGCTGCTGACGTCTTCTGCGCTGCTTTCGCTCGCCTCTGCTCAGGTCGGTGGCTCTGTGGCTGCCACCCTGACTCAGCCTGCCCTGAGTTCCTTCAAGGTCGGCGGTATGGTCTTGACCGATGCCAGCGGAGCCACGGTGACCCTGACGCCGAAGGGTACGTATGTCGCGAGCGCCGATATAAGGCTGCCCACCGCCGACCTCGTACAGGCGGGTCAACTGCTGAACGCCCTGACCGGACAGGACTTCGCGCAGGGGCTGAGCGATTTTCTGAAGCGCCCCGACGTGCAGGCCAAGCTGCCGGACGGTCTGACCGTGACCGCCGAGGCCTTCGACCTGAAATTGCAGCAACAGGCCGACAAGGCGCTGACCCTGAACGTCTCGCTGCATCAACTGACCGGTTTCGGCGCAGTGCCCAGCAGCCGCATTCTGGGTGACGTATCGGCTCCTATCGTGGTCCGGATGTACTCCGATCTTCAGTGCCCGTACTGCCAGAAGGCCGAACTGGAGACCCTTCCGACGGTGCTGAAGAATCTGAAGACCCAGAAGGACGTGCGGTTCGAGTTTCACCAGTTTCCGCTGGAAAGCATTCACCCCAACGCCCGCCCCGCCGCCGAAGCCGCCGCCTGCGTGGAAAAGCAGGGCAAGTTCTGGGCGTTCAAGGACGCGCTGTTTCGCCGCTCCGACTGGCAGAGTATGGGCAATCCCAGCGTGATCTTTCAGGCGGTGGCCGTGAGCGTGGGTGTCAAACTCCAGCCGTACCGCAACTGCATCGCTGACCGCAGCGGCAAGCAGAGTGTCGATGAGGGCGTGGCCGAGGCGACTCGCCTGGGTGTCAATGCCACGCCGTCGGTGTATGTGAACGGGTACAGAGTTGCCAATCCTTACGATCCGGCCAGCTATCAGGCGCTGATCGACTTCGTGCGGGCGAAATAA